In the Leptotrichia sp. oral taxon 212 genome, one interval contains:
- a CDS encoding DUF3744 domain-containing protein, with product MEEIRENENGRKIAINFENFTFQYESQSEPTLYNINLKIYEGEKVVIIGPSGSGKSTMGHCINGLAPYFYKGNITGKLEIYDKQLNEIFEHSKYVGTVLQDSDAQFVGLSVAEDIAFVLENDEVETEIMKNKVREIAEFVKIEKLLDLKPHDLSGGQKQKVSLAGIMVDDTRIFLYDEPLANLDPLSGKYAIELIEELHEKGEITTIIIEHRLEDVLHRKVDRIIVVDKGRIVADGTPDNILKGNILTEMNIREPLYISALKYSNVDLEKYQDISDVEKIDFPEVKENILKWIKYNQVEKQEKDSETILKLENISFSYNEKEKY from the coding sequence TTGGAAGAAATTAGGGAAAATGAAAATGGTAGAAAAATTGCGATAAACTTTGAAAATTTCACATTCCAGTATGAAAGTCAGTCAGAACCTACTTTATATAACATAAATCTAAAAATATACGAGGGAGAAAAAGTTGTAATAATAGGGCCTTCAGGCTCAGGAAAAAGTACAATGGGACACTGTATAAACGGACTGGCACCATATTTTTACAAGGGGAATATAACAGGGAAACTTGAAATTTACGATAAACAGCTGAATGAAATATTTGAACATTCCAAGTATGTAGGAACAGTTCTTCAGGATTCAGATGCACAGTTTGTAGGGTTGAGTGTTGCAGAGGATATAGCTTTTGTGCTTGAAAATGATGAAGTTGAAACGGAGATTATGAAGAATAAAGTTAGGGAAATAGCGGAATTTGTAAAAATTGAAAAATTGCTGGATTTAAAGCCGCATGACTTGTCAGGTGGACAGAAGCAGAAGGTCTCCCTTGCTGGAATAATGGTTGACGACACAAGGATATTTCTCTACGATGAGCCATTGGCAAATCTTGATCCGCTAAGTGGAAAATATGCCATTGAGCTGATAGAAGAACTTCATGAAAAAGGAGAAATCACTACAATAATTATAGAACACAGGCTGGAAGATGTTCTTCATAGGAAAGTTGACAGAATTATTGTTGTAGATAAGGGAAGAATAGTGGCAGATGGTACACCGGATAATATTTTAAAAGGGAATATACTGACAGAAATGAATATAAGGGAACCATTATATATTTCGGCGCTGAAATACAGTAATGTTGATCTTGAAAAATATCAGGACATTTCTGATGTTGAAAAAATTGATTTTCCGGAAGTGAAGGAAAATATACTGAAATGGATAAAATATAATCAGGTTGAAAAGCAGGAAAAGGACTCGGAAACAATATTGAAACTCGAAAATATCTCCTTTTCATATAATGAAAAAGAAAAATATTGA
- a CDS encoding energy-coupling factor ABC transporter ATP-binding protein: MKNVSIDIKKGEMISVVGSNGAGKSTLSKVIAGFEKQDEGKIYYKNHDISNESITERAEKIGFVLQNPNAMISKVTVFDEVALGLQTRGVSQDEIDKRVLEILEICKLKPFRNWPVKALSYGQKKRVTIASVLILQPEIIIVDEPTAGQDLFHYREIMEFLKQLNGYGITILFITHDMHLMLEYTDKAYVFNDGKVIKKGNPAEILADRRILEEANLKETSLHYMAEKAGINSEELIRTFVNYEKQHQKAGD; this comes from the coding sequence TTGAAAAATGTAAGTATCGATATAAAAAAAGGGGAAATGATAAGCGTTGTAGGTTCAAATGGAGCCGGTAAATCAACACTGTCAAAAGTTATTGCAGGATTTGAAAAACAGGATGAAGGGAAAATCTACTATAAAAACCATGATATAAGTAATGAAAGTATAACTGAAAGGGCAGAAAAAATAGGATTTGTACTCCAGAATCCAAATGCCATGATTTCCAAAGTGACGGTTTTTGATGAGGTGGCACTTGGGCTTCAAACTAGAGGTGTTTCGCAGGATGAAATAGATAAAAGGGTGCTTGAAATCCTGGAAATATGTAAACTTAAGCCTTTCAGAAACTGGCCGGTAAAGGCGCTCAGCTACGGACAGAAAAAAAGAGTTACGATAGCTTCTGTACTCATATTACAGCCGGAAATAATAATAGTCGATGAGCCGACTGCAGGACAGGATCTCTTTCATTACAGGGAAATAATGGAATTTCTGAAACAGCTGAATGGATATGGAATCACGATACTCTTTATAACGCATGACATGCATCTGATGCTTGAATATACTGATAAAGCTTATGTTTTCAATGATGGAAAAGTTATAAAGAAAGGAAATCCTGCAGAAATTCTAGCTGACAGAAGAATACTTGAAGAAGCCAATCTAAAAGAGACTTCGCTTCATTATATGGCGGAAAAGGCGGGAATAAATTCAGAAGAACTTATAAGAACTTTTGTTAATTATGAAAAACAGCATCAGAAGGCAGGTGATTAG
- a CDS encoding energy-coupling factor transporter transmembrane protein EcfT translates to MTSTFLLEYIEKDSVIHKLNGAAKLICFLFWTTAIMLTYDTRFLMFLTVLGFILFKVSKIRFKEIKIVFYLISIFLILNLLMIFLFSPLEGTKIYGTQHDIFRIFGNYVVTQEQLFYEFNIFIKYFSVIPVALLFVITTHPSEFASSLNRIGVPYKFSYAVSIALRYIPTVQEDFITISKAQQAKGIDISRNVKLTTRIKNVSYTLLPLIFSSIDKIDVISNAMLLRGFGKRNRRTWYQARKMKTSDMVAILITGIFVIVSLILIKVNNGRFYNIFVK, encoded by the coding sequence ATGACAAGTACGTTTTTACTGGAATACATAGAAAAAGATTCAGTAATCCACAAACTGAACGGAGCGGCAAAACTGATATGTTTTTTATTCTGGACAACAGCAATTATGCTGACTTATGATACTAGATTTTTAATGTTTTTAACAGTTTTAGGATTTATACTGTTTAAAGTTTCAAAAATCAGATTTAAGGAAATAAAAATAGTGTTTTATCTGATTTCCATTTTTCTTATACTGAATCTGCTAATGATATTTTTATTCTCTCCTCTGGAAGGGACAAAAATATATGGAACACAGCATGATATTTTCAGAATTTTTGGAAATTATGTAGTAACACAGGAACAGCTGTTTTATGAATTTAATATATTTATAAAATATTTTTCTGTAATTCCTGTCGCTCTGCTGTTTGTAATAACAACTCATCCGAGTGAATTTGCATCCTCACTGAACAGAATAGGTGTGCCATATAAATTTTCATATGCAGTATCAATTGCGCTGAGGTATATACCGACAGTTCAGGAAGATTTTATTACAATCAGTAAGGCTCAGCAGGCAAAAGGAATAGATATTTCAAGAAATGTAAAGCTGACAACGAGAATAAAAAATGTATCCTACACATTGCTCCCTTTAATATTTTCGAGCATTGACAAAATAGATGTCATAAGCAATGCAATGCTTTTAAGGGGATTTGGGAAGAGAAACAGACGTACATGGTATCAGGCAAGAAAAATGAAGACATCTGATATGGTGGCAATTCTTATAACGGGAATATTTGTCATTGTTTCACTGATACTTATAAAAGTGAATAATGGAAGATTTTATAACATATTTGTAAAATAG
- a CDS encoding S-adenosyl-l-methionine hydroxide adenosyltransferase family protein — protein sequence MKNDKVSGMLVLQTDFGLQDGAVAAMYGVSLGVNPDLKIYNLTHEIETYNIWDASYRLVQTLQYWPEGTVFVSVVDPGVGSERKSIVAKTKDGKYVVTPDNGTLTHIHSNIGIEEIREIDETRNRLPYSGESYTFHGRDIYAFTGARLASSVISYEEVGEKLEVEKMELLQTTEVKVSDDGVISGAIDILDIRFGNLWTNIDRRYFEEIGINYGDTLELVIKHNMRNVYNSTVKFVKSFAEVHIGRTLLYVNSLDKIGVAINQGSFSRAHQVESGYQWTVELKKIDR from the coding sequence ATGAAAAATGATAAAGTAAGCGGAATGCTTGTTCTGCAGACGGATTTTGGATTACAGGACGGTGCCGTGGCGGCAATGTATGGAGTTTCGCTTGGAGTGAATCCAGATTTGAAAATATATAATCTGACACATGAAATAGAAACATACAATATATGGGATGCATCTTACAGACTGGTACAGACTTTACAGTACTGGCCTGAAGGAACAGTTTTTGTATCTGTAGTAGATCCGGGAGTAGGAAGTGAGAGAAAAAGCATTGTTGCAAAAACTAAAGATGGAAAATATGTTGTAACACCTGATAATGGTACTTTAACACATATACATTCAAACATAGGAATAGAAGAAATAAGGGAAATTGATGAAACTAGAAATAGACTGCCATATTCGGGAGAGTCCTATACTTTTCATGGAAGGGACATATATGCATTTACTGGAGCAAGACTTGCAAGCAGTGTAATTTCATATGAAGAAGTCGGAGAAAAACTCGAGGTTGAAAAAATGGAACTGCTCCAGACAACAGAAGTTAAAGTTTCTGATGATGGAGTAATTTCAGGAGCTATAGATATACTAGATATAAGATTTGGGAACTTATGGACAAACATAGACAGAAGATATTTTGAAGAAATTGGAATAAATTATGGAGATACATTGGAACTTGTAATAAAACATAACATGAGAAATGTCTATAACAGTACTGTAAAATTTGTAAAATCATTTGCAGAAGTTCATATAGGAAGGACATTGCTTTATGTAAATTCACTGGATAAAATCGGTGTGGCAATAAATCAGGGTTCATTTTCAAGGGCGCATCAGGTGGAGTCAGGTTATCAGTGGACTGTAGAATTGAAAAAAATAGACAGATAG
- a CDS encoding uracil-DNA glycosylase, whose protein sequence is MVNIGNDWDSILKGEFEKEYYQNMRKFLVKEYKTKTIYPKPEEIFSAFKLTSYKDCKIVLLGQDPYHGVNQAHGLAFSVKEGVKLPPSLQNIYKEISSEYGYSMSKNGYLIPWAKQGVLLLNTALTVVADNANSHSKIGWEIFTDNVIEYLNARKEPLIFILWGNNARSKKRLIDTQKHYILESAHPSPLSASRGFFGCGHFEKANDILKKLGKEEIDWKM, encoded by the coding sequence ATGGTAAATATAGGGAATGACTGGGACAGTATTCTGAAGGGGGAATTTGAAAAGGAATACTATCAGAATATGAGAAAATTTCTGGTAAAGGAGTATAAAACAAAAACTATATATCCTAAACCGGAAGAAATATTTTCAGCATTTAAGCTTACAAGCTACAAGGACTGTAAAATAGTCCTTCTTGGACAGGATCCCTATCATGGAGTAAATCAGGCACATGGACTTGCCTTTTCTGTAAAGGAAGGCGTAAAATTACCGCCTTCATTGCAGAATATATATAAGGAAATAAGCAGCGAGTACGGTTACAGCATGAGTAAAAACGGATATCTTATTCCATGGGCAAAACAGGGAGTTCTTCTTTTAAATACAGCGTTAACAGTTGTTGCAGACAATGCAAATTCACATTCAAAAATTGGCTGGGAAATATTTACGGATAATGTCATAGAATATCTTAATGCAAGGAAAGAACCGTTAATATTCATATTATGGGGAAATAATGCAAGAAGCAAGAAAAGACTTATAGATACTCAGAAACATTATATACTTGAATCGGCACACCCAAGTCCGCTTTCTGCAAGCAGAGGTTTTTTTGGATGCGGACATTTTGAAAAAGCAAACGACATTCTAAAGAAATTAGGAAAAGAAGAAATAGATTGGAAAATGTAG
- the nagE gene encoding N-acetylglucosamine-specific PTS transporter subunit IIBC, with protein sequence MMKYLQKIGKSLMLPIAVMPAAALLLGIGYRLDPAGWGANSSAAAFLIKSGASILDNIPILFAVGIAVGMSKEKDGSAALAGLVGFLVITTLLSKDSVAMLTKVDVEKVPVAFGRINNAFIGIASGIIASEIFNRFHKTQLPMAFAFFSGKRLVPILTAATMLILSPVFFFVWPVVFGALIAFGEAFLKLGPLGAGIFGFFNRLLIPLGLHHALNAVFWFDIAGISDIQNFLAGTGVKGMTGMYQAGFFPIMMFGLPAAAFAMYQEAKPERKQQIASLMLAGAVTSFVTGVTEPLEFAFMFVAPLLYGVHALLTGLSLFIASTFHWTAGFGFSAGLIDFSLTSGMPMANNPFMLLVLGLGFGAVYYLLFRVLIKALNLKTPGREDEDNEEELKIEVSNSNHAEVAAAIYEALGGKENVVSIDNCATRLRLEVKDSSIINDKKIKQVAAGIIKPSKTDVQVIIGPLVEFVANEMKRL encoded by the coding sequence ATGATGAAGTATTTACAGAAAATTGGTAAATCACTTATGTTACCAATTGCAGTAATGCCAGCAGCGGCATTACTTTTAGGAATAGGATACAGACTTGATCCTGCTGGATGGGGAGCAAACAGTTCTGCAGCGGCTTTCCTGATAAAATCAGGAGCTTCCATACTGGATAATATTCCTATATTGTTTGCAGTAGGAATAGCGGTTGGAATGTCTAAAGAGAAGGATGGTTCTGCGGCATTAGCAGGATTAGTAGGTTTTTTAGTAATAACTACATTATTATCAAAAGATTCAGTTGCAATGTTGACAAAAGTGGATGTAGAAAAAGTTCCTGTAGCTTTTGGAAGAATAAATAATGCATTTATAGGAATAGCATCAGGAATAATCGCATCTGAAATCTTTAATAGATTCCATAAAACACAGCTGCCAATGGCTTTTGCATTTTTCAGCGGTAAAAGATTAGTGCCAATATTGACAGCAGCTACAATGCTTATACTGTCTCCAGTATTCTTCTTTGTATGGCCTGTAGTATTTGGAGCATTAATTGCATTTGGAGAAGCTTTCTTAAAATTAGGACCTTTAGGAGCAGGAATATTTGGATTCTTTAACAGACTGTTAATTCCTTTGGGATTACATCATGCATTAAATGCAGTTTTCTGGTTTGATATAGCAGGAATAAGTGATATTCAAAACTTCCTTGCAGGAACAGGAGTAAAAGGTATGACAGGAATGTATCAGGCAGGATTTTTCCCTATTATGATGTTTGGATTACCGGCGGCTGCATTTGCAATGTATCAGGAAGCTAAACCTGAGAGAAAACAACAAATTGCATCATTAATGTTAGCTGGAGCTGTAACTTCATTTGTAACAGGAGTTACAGAACCTCTTGAATTTGCATTTATGTTTGTGGCACCTTTACTATATGGTGTTCATGCACTTTTAACAGGATTAAGTTTATTTATAGCATCTACATTCCATTGGACAGCAGGATTTGGATTCAGTGCAGGACTTATTGACTTTTCACTTACTTCAGGAATGCCAATGGCTAACAATCCATTTATGCTGTTAGTTCTGGGGCTTGGCTTTGGAGCAGTTTATTATCTGTTATTTAGAGTATTAATAAAAGCACTTAATTTAAAAACGCCTGGAAGAGAAGACGAGGATAATGAAGAAGAATTAAAAATAGAAGTTTCAAATAGTAATCATGCAGAAGTTGCTGCGGCTATATATGAAGCGTTAGGTGGAAAGGAAAATGTAGTTTCTATAGATAACTGCGCTACAAGATTAAGACTGGAAGTAAAAGATTCAAGTATTATTAATGATAAAAAAATAAAACAGGTTGCGGCAGGAATAATAAAACCTTCTAAAACAGATGTTCAGGTAATTATTGGTCCATTAGTGGAATTTGTTGCAAATGAAATGAAAAGATTATAA
- a CDS encoding DUF4091 domain-containing protein — protein MKFYSSVHNFYRNCEMENLKKFNNNHFSNLEVIKNEEFGFFVTMDFSQESCLNISNSLDLPWWGLSRRYRLEVTSDLETIYPSLVDYSKDDYENEIADIILSQKSKVYPEGEIPIFIQGIIPQDFSGEKVLINVKLFENNGYEKEKLIEEKTLNVDVINYVLPENSFFLDLWQHPCSWARTYNLEYFSDEHFYVIENYLKEMKKLGQKVINLVVSDFPWAGQKCFDVKENPSRLYEYNIIKVSRKNGKLILNFSNLDRYVELCYKLGISEEINLFGLIGNWHGYDFGSPLEDYSDPIRISVYDEDTKINDYIRNKSELAEYIKLLFQHLKDKGYLSITKIIGDEPSSVEVFKKFSDFLNSCTTEKLQYKYAIHSPGFFEEYSDDLESFSINTLLLGDYYQKENPAYKKLEENSNKLTWYSCCFPKTFNIFIESPLIESRLTGLYTYLFKMKGMLRWAYGIYVEDVFSEISYKKEKWTAGDMLFAYPGKNMKPLHSLREKNMLYGIQDFNIFRHLETKFKNLNDELRKKFEIKNLIKKIDGDISLGDYPDMDKYKKIRNEIIKEYIKNE, from the coding sequence ATGAAATTTTACAGCAGTGTACATAATTTTTACAGAAATTGTGAAATGGAAAATTTGAAAAAATTTAATAACAATCATTTTTCAAATTTAGAAGTAATAAAAAATGAAGAATTTGGTTTTTTTGTCACAATGGATTTTTCTCAGGAATCATGTCTTAACATAAGTAACTCTCTGGACTTACCATGGTGGGGATTAAGCAGAAGATATCGTCTTGAAGTAACTTCTGATCTTGAAACTATTTATCCAAGTCTTGTAGATTATTCAAAAGATGATTACGAAAACGAAATTGCTGATATAATTCTTTCCCAGAAAAGTAAAGTTTATCCGGAAGGAGAAATCCCTATTTTTATTCAAGGAATTATTCCTCAGGATTTTTCAGGAGAAAAAGTTTTAATAAATGTGAAATTATTTGAAAATAATGGTTACGAAAAGGAAAAACTTATAGAAGAAAAAACTTTAAATGTAGACGTAATTAATTATGTACTGCCTGAAAATAGTTTTTTTCTTGATTTGTGGCAGCATCCCTGTTCATGGGCAAGAACATATAATCTAGAATATTTTTCAGATGAACATTTTTATGTAATAGAAAACTATCTGAAAGAAATGAAAAAACTTGGTCAAAAGGTTATAAACCTTGTAGTTTCAGATTTTCCATGGGCCGGTCAAAAATGTTTTGATGTAAAGGAAAACCCATCCCGTTTATATGAATATAATATTATAAAAGTTTCAAGAAAGAACGGCAAACTGATTCTTAATTTTTCTAATCTTGACAGATATGTTGAACTTTGTTACAAACTAGGAATAAGTGAGGAAATTAATCTGTTTGGACTCATAGGAAACTGGCACGGATATGATTTCGGGTCACCTCTTGAAGATTATTCAGATCCAATAAGAATAAGCGTTTATGATGAAGATACAAAAATTAACGATTATATCAGAAATAAATCTGAACTTGCAGAATACATCAAGCTTTTATTCCAGCATTTAAAAGATAAAGGATATCTTTCTATAACAAAAATAATAGGAGATGAACCAAGTTCAGTAGAAGTATTTAAAAAATTCTCAGATTTCTTAAATTCCTGTACAACTGAAAAATTACAATATAAATACGCTATTCATTCTCCCGGATTTTTTGAAGAATACAGCGATGACCTGGAAAGTTTTTCAATAAACACTCTACTTTTAGGAGATTATTATCAGAAGGAAAATCCTGCATATAAAAAATTGGAAGAAAATTCTAATAAATTAACATGGTACTCATGCTGTTTTCCAAAAACATTCAATATTTTTATAGAAAGTCCTCTTATAGAATCAAGACTTACAGGGCTATATACTTATTTATTTAAAATGAAAGGAATGTTGCGTTGGGCATATGGAATATACGTAGAAGATGTTTTTTCTGAAATATCATACAAAAAAGAAAAATGGACTGCCGGTGACATGTTATTTGCGTATCCTGGAAAAAACATGAAACCGCTTCACAGCTTAAGAGAAAAGAATATGCTTTACGGAATACAGGATTTCAACATTTTTAGACATTTGGAAACTAAATTTAAAAATCTAAATGATGAATTAAGAAAGAAATTTGAGATAAAAAATTTAATTAAAAAAATAGATGGAGATATAAGTCTCGGAGACTACCCTGATATGGATAAATACAAAAAAATCAGAAATGAAATTATAAAAGAGTATATAAAAAATGAATAA
- a CDS encoding ABC transporter substrate-binding protein translates to MKKTLRFFMASLLLLTFIIGCQPKKEEKKEAEKTEKKEVEITVMLPDYGLPPEDMLKEFKEETGITVKTLPTSWDDIKSKVSIAAAGKKAAADIIEVDWSWIGEFQSAGWLEPLEINEDTQKDILSLDYFKVDGKYYAMPHFNDLRVAYINKEMLKKAGLETLPSKWSELENVMDQLQAKDVIKNPMLYPLGAEENATTSFITLVYTRSGEVFNKDNTLNKANALEALQMIKKYLDKGYINPETISADGGTVYKGIINGNGAFLIGPTFYITSANDPKESKVVGQISTLPIPGKEGASTKTVAFTEAMGISTYSENKEAAKKFIEWISRPEVQFKLSKAINLTPTRTSVIQKMTDEGTIPGGPGSLIEQAKIVGSPFPNGVPKYYTKMSTEIFNIINQMAQRKLTPEQAADQMEQKVNELAKANS, encoded by the coding sequence ATGAAAAAAACTTTAAGATTTTTTATGGCTTCATTACTATTATTGACTTTTATAATAGGATGCCAACCTAAAAAAGAAGAAAAAAAAGAAGCTGAAAAAACAGAAAAAAAAGAGGTGGAAATTACAGTAATGCTTCCTGATTATGGTCTTCCACCTGAAGATATGTTAAAAGAATTTAAAGAAGAAACAGGAATAACTGTAAAAACTTTACCTACATCATGGGATGATATAAAAAGTAAAGTTTCAATTGCCGCTGCCGGGAAAAAAGCTGCTGCAGATATTATAGAAGTTGACTGGTCATGGATTGGAGAATTTCAAAGTGCAGGTTGGCTGGAACCTCTTGAAATAAATGAAGATACACAAAAGGACATCTTATCTCTTGATTATTTTAAAGTTGATGGTAAATATTATGCAATGCCACATTTTAATGATTTAAGAGTTGCATATATAAACAAAGAAATGCTTAAAAAAGCTGGACTTGAAACTCTTCCTTCAAAATGGAGTGAGCTTGAAAATGTAATGGATCAGCTGCAGGCTAAAGATGTTATTAAAAATCCTATGTTATACCCTCTAGGTGCTGAAGAAAATGCGACTACTTCATTTATAACTTTAGTTTATACAAGAAGTGGAGAAGTATTTAATAAAGACAATACTTTAAATAAAGCAAATGCACTGGAAGCATTACAGATGATAAAAAAATATCTGGACAAGGGATATATAAATCCTGAAACTATTTCTGCAGATGGTGGAACTGTATATAAAGGGATAATAAATGGAAATGGAGCATTCCTTATTGGACCAACTTTCTATATTACAAGTGCAAATGATCCTAAAGAATCAAAAGTTGTAGGTCAAATTTCTACTTTACCTATTCCAGGTAAAGAAGGAGCTTCAACTAAAACAGTTGCATTTACTGAAGCAATGGGAATTTCAACTTATTCAGAAAATAAGGAAGCTGCTAAAAAGTTTATTGAATGGATTTCAAGACCTGAAGTTCAATTTAAGTTAAGCAAAGCAATAAACCTTACTCCTACTAGAACAAGTGTAATTCAGAAAATGACTGATGAAGGAACAATTCCAGGAGGACCAGGTTCACTTATAGAGCAGGCTAAAATAGTAGGAAGTCCTTTCCCTAATGGAGTACCTAAATATTACACCAAAATGAGTACAGAAATATTTAACATCATTAACCAGATGGCACAAAGAAAACTTACTCCTGAACAGGCTGCTGACCAAATGGAACAAAAAGTAAATGAATTGGCAAAAGCTAACAGTTAA
- a CDS encoding carbohydrate ABC transporter permease produces MRRDTKGMLLLLPCLLLLLISVILPVVLTFRYSLKYYNLTEPQNEKFIWFENYVKIFKDPHFYNALYNSVLILVMVMIIGLVFSIITGLVLNVKSKINPVLTALVIIPWAMPPIVNGIMWKFIFFPGYGFMNKILMNLHLIKSPISWTDNRYLFLFVISIVVSWRIIPFSSLVILANLQNIPESYYDAVKVFGGNKFQEFYYVTLPMLLPSIGVVLINLTTTALSIFDEVIAISGYQFEIQTLLVYNYSTTFNFLDFGYGSAISYVVMILSGIFGYFYVRNMAYEK; encoded by the coding sequence ATGAGGAGAGATACAAAAGGAATGCTGTTATTATTACCATGTTTATTATTATTGTTAATTTCAGTAATTTTACCGGTAGTTTTAACTTTTCGTTATAGCTTGAAGTACTACAATTTAACAGAGCCTCAAAATGAAAAGTTTATATGGTTTGAGAATTATGTAAAAATATTCAAAGATCCTCATTTTTACAATGCTTTATATAACAGTGTACTAATTTTAGTAATGGTTATGATTATAGGATTGGTATTTAGTATAATTACAGGTCTTGTTTTAAATGTAAAGTCTAAAATTAATCCTGTACTGACAGCTCTGGTAATAATTCCATGGGCTATGCCGCCTATCGTAAACGGAATTATGTGGAAATTTATATTTTTTCCTGGATATGGATTTATGAACAAGATTTTAATGAATCTGCATTTAATAAAAAGTCCAATTTCGTGGACAGATAACAGGTATTTATTTTTATTTGTTATTTCAATAGTTGTTTCATGGAGAATTATTCCTTTTTCTTCGCTTGTAATATTAGCAAACCTTCAGAATATACCTGAAAGCTACTATGATGCAGTAAAGGTTTTTGGAGGGAATAAATTTCAGGAATTTTATTATGTGACATTACCTATGTTATTACCGTCAATAGGGGTCGTCCTTATAAATTTAACAACAACGGCACTTAGCATTTTTGATGAGGTTATAGCAATATCAGGTTATCAGTTTGAAATCCAGACTTTACTTGTTTATAATTATTCAACAACGTTTAATTTTCTGGATTTTGGATATGGAAGTGCAATATCCTATGTTGTAATGATTTTATCAGGGATATTTGGATATTTTTATGTAAGAAATATGGCTTATGAAAAGTAG
- a CDS encoding carbohydrate ABC transporter permease gives MKSRKGLIMKETGKHKLIYYITVFFIIIFSVGPIFWCFLISITPEGDLLKNNLKIFPEVVTFMNYKNFLTLGSKESDVLINGLSNSMYLAVITVLIGMPLSVVTGYALARYKIKFKNLIISFILMTIVIPVFTTIIPIYSFFMEHSMLDSMLWTSVIFISAFIPLNIWIIMNYFRELPEDLWEAAAIEGANERQLFFQIGLPLAKPIVLTSSLVIFLMSWKQYIIPMLLLSSHNNKVLTLIMSEFMTRDAINYSVIAMSGIIVIIPPLLASIIFRKNLVSGLTAGSVKE, from the coding sequence ATGAAAAGTAGGAAAGGATTAATTATGAAGGAAACAGGAAAGCATAAACTGATTTATTATATTACCGTATTTTTTATAATTATTTTTAGTGTAGGGCCTATTTTCTGGTGTTTTCTTATAAGTATAACTCCGGAAGGGGATCTGCTGAAAAATAATTTGAAGATTTTTCCTGAGGTAGTTACTTTTATGAATTATAAAAATTTTCTAACTTTGGGAAGTAAGGAAAGTGATGTACTTATAAACGGACTTTCAAATAGTATGTATCTGGCAGTAATTACAGTGCTGATAGGAATGCCACTGTCTGTTGTTACAGGATATGCTCTTGCACGTTATAAGATTAAATTTAAAAATTTAATTATCAGTTTTATTCTGATGACAATAGTAATACCTGTATTTACTACTATTATTCCGATTTATTCCTTTTTTATGGAACATTCAATGCTTGATAGTATGTTATGGACATCAGTAATATTTATATCAGCATTTATTCCGCTGAATATATGGATAATTATGAATTATTTCAGGGAACTTCCTGAAGATTTATGGGAAGCGGCGGCGATAGAGGGAGCTAATGAGAGACAGCTGTTCTTTCAGATAGGATTGCCATTGGCAAAGCCGATAGTTTTGACTTCTTCACTTGTAATATTTTTAATGTCATGGAAACAGTATATTATTCCTATGCTGCTGTTATCCTCACATAATAATAAAGTATTAACTCTTATTATGTCAGAATTTATGACAAGGGATGCAATTAATTACAGTGTTATAGCAATGTCAGGAATTATTGTAATAATACCTCCGCTATTGGCAAGTATAATATTCAGAAAAAATTTAGTTTCAGGGCTGACAGCTGGTTCAGTAAAGGAATAA